The following are encoded together in the Apus apus isolate bApuApu2 chromosome 7, bApuApu2.pri.cur, whole genome shotgun sequence genome:
- the FNDC7 gene encoding fibronectin type III domain-containing protein 7 isoform X2, with the protein MCGAKSKSLIFLGLLFSCLEMIFSANTGFSVSIYDVTSQSICLRWPKFSGTSSYRVTATAMNSVDHSLLVHFSDVTLKGTLTSLIPSTIYAIQAEAIDRNGIILAETQIMQSTAPDIPVIDQAYSKLSNSITVEWKAVPGATSYLLTAEDGDSLIETVVTNSPGTVMGLKPATLYRLSIRSINSGGKSQPSLFRKAKTVLAAPVLSVSSPSCDSIAVSWKVMHMAAGFSVSLMRSDGLGRMLKENTTNTSLIFTNLDPGTLYTIKAYAWNVNGIPGDDFTCNQRTSPKAPADVQVFFHSGASRAIVSWMPAKGALTYSVTASSGLFKLNCNTSSTSCLVLSLQCGSEYSISVTAYNDAGSSKPTDAVSLKTIPCAPVNVSIEEDEPGHLLVSWSSVNFGHYYVVFVKSDDGFEVHCNTSHTHCHFQSDCGFTYFISVFAYNKAGQSPLGDVFNYTTAPCCPSDFRAVFVSSDTVRVTWAPVRGAEMYETRAVGWSGAVLCNDTATACTLSALQCNTHYNVTVYSFSEARGSNTSCASKDVATAPCSPEIKNISKEALSVISVHWQSDNEEATYVVTARGEAGLWHCTSSANSCTLINLPCGSAFSVSAIARSPAGQSLPSYSVPLETAPCCPSDLILTQVTQSVTNISWSVGVGAQTYITMLESPKGQAKCHTLQNYCLLGCITCGTNYTVSLKAVSETGLTSSCTYQGYSSSVCCPSGVKLYRLGNNGIRVYWQASDKTVNYNTDLFGSKGNFTCTPISGLSHCVITKIPCGDVYTVVVSPVTDKGPRLTFCPKKIYSVTCSGSSVGMVIYRGKSNAEQHT; encoded by the exons ATGTGTGGTGCAAAAAGTAAATCATTAATATTTCTTGGACTGCTTTTCAGCTGCCTAGAAATG ATCTTCTCAGCTAACACAG gtTTCTCTGTGTCTATATATGATGTGACATCACAAAGCATTTGTCTCAGGTGGCCCAAGTTTTCAGGAACCTCCTCTTACAGAGTCACAGCTACAGCTATGAATAGTGTAGACCATTCATTACTGGTTCATTTTAGTGATGTTACACTTAAAGGAACTCTAACTTCATTAATTCCCAGTACTATTTATGCTATCCAAGCAGAAGCCATTGACAGGAATGGAATTATTCTTGCAGAAACACAGATTATGCAGTCCACAG CTCCAGACATACCTGTTATTGACCAAGCTTATTCAAAACTTAGCAACAGTATCACAGTGGAATGGAAAGCAGTACCTGGAGCTACTAGTTACCTGTTGACTGCAGAAGATGGAGATTCCTTAATTGAAACTGTAGTTACAAATTCTCCAGGCACAGTGATGGGGCTGAAACCTGCCACCTTATATAGACTCTCAATCAGATCTATAaattcaggaggaaaaagccaGCCCTCactcttcagaaaagcaaaaacag TCCTGGCTGCTCCAGTTCTGTCTGTTAGTTCTCCGAGTTGTGACTCCATTGCAGTGAGCTGGAAAGTTATGCATATGGCAGCTGGATTCTCAGTGTCCCTCATGAGATCAGATGGCTTGGGCAGAATGCTGAAGGAGAACACCACCAACACCTCATTGATATTTACAAATCTAGATCCAGGAACGCTCTATACTATCAAGGCATATGCCTGGAATGTCAATGGGATACCTGGAGATGATTTCACATGCAACCAAAGAACAA GTCCCAAGGCACCAGCAGATGttcaagtattttttcataGTGGTGCTTCAAGAGCTATTGTTTCTTGGATGCCAGCCAAAGGAGCTCTAACTTACAGTGTGACAGCCTCCAGTGGACTCTTCAAACTGAACTGTAACACATCTTCTACCTCCTGTCTGGTGCTATCACTCCAGTGTGGCTCTGAATATTCTATTTCTGTCACAGCATACAATGATGCTGGATCCAGTAAACCTACTGATGCAGTAAGCTTAAAAACTA ttcctTGTGCACCAGTAAATGTATCAATTGAGGAGGATGAACCTGGCCACTTGTTGGTATCGTGGTCTAGCGTCAATTTTGGTCACTATTATGTGGTTTTTGTGAAAAGTGATGATGGCTTTGAAGTGCACTGCAACACATCACATACTCATTGCCATTTCCAGTCAGACTGTGGCTTCACTTACTTCATTAGTGTCTTTGCATACAACAAGGCAGGGCAGAGTCCTTTAGGTGATGTATTCAATTACACTACTG CACCTTGTTGCCCCAGTGACTTCAGGGCCGTGTTCGTGTCGAGCGACACTGTGCGGGTCACCTGGGCTCCTGTCCGCGGGGCTGAAATGTACGAAACGAGAGCTGTTGGCTGGAGCGGCGCGGTGCTCTGCAACGACACCGCCACAGCCTGCACCTTGTCTGCCCTGCAGTGCAACACCCACTATAACGTCACGGTTTATTCTTTCAGTGAAGCCAGGGGCAGCAACACGTCGTGTGCATCTAAGGACGTGGCAACAG CTCCCTGCAgtcctgaaattaaaaatatctcaaagGAGGCTCTATCTGTAATCAGTGTGCACTGGCAATCTGACAATGAAGAAGCAACATATGTTGTCACTGCCAGAGGAGAAGCTGGACTTTGGCATTGCACAAGCTCTGCAAATTCCTGTACCCTGATTAATCTTCCCTGTGGATCTGCTTTCTCTGTCAGCGCTATAGCAAGATcaccagcaggacagagctTGCCAAGCTACAGTGTCCCTTTAGAGACAG CTCCCTGTTGTCCTAGTGACCTGATACTAACTCAAGTGACACAGTCTGTAACAAATATCAGCTGGTCTGTTGGAGTGGGTGCACAGACATACATAACAATGCTGGAGTCTCCAAAAGGACAGGCAAAGTGTCACACTCTTCAAAACTACTGTCTCCTGGGATGCATCACATGTGGCACCAACTATACAGTATCTCTGAAAGCAGTCAGTGAAACGGGTTTGACATCCAGTTGCACATATCAAGGATATTCTTCCA gtGTTTGCTGCCCTTCTGGGGTGAAGCTATATAGACTTGGCAATAATGGTATCAGGGTGTACTGGCAAGCTTCTGACAAAACAGTAAACTACAATACTGATTTATTTGGCTCAAAAGGCAATTTCACCTGTACCCCTATCTCAGGTCTAAGTCACTGTGTTATCACCAAGATACCTTGTGGGGATGTCTACACAGTGGTAGTATCTCCAGTTACTGATAAAGGGCCGAGGCTTACATTTTGTcccaaaaaaatatattcag TTACCTGTTCTGGAAGCTCTGTTGGAATGG TGATTTATAGAGGAAAGAGCAATGCAGAACAACATACCTAG
- the FNDC7 gene encoding fibronectin type III domain-containing protein 7 isoform X6, with translation MCGAKSKSLIFLGLLFSCLEMIFSANTAPDIPVIDQAYSKLSNSITVEWKAVPGATSYLLTAEDGDSLIETVVTNSPGTVMGLKPATLYRLSIRSINSGGKSQPSLFRKAKTVLAAPVLSVSSPSCDSIAVSWKVMHMAAGFSVSLMRSDGLGRMLKENTTNTSLIFTNLDPGTLYTIKAYAWNVNGIPGDDFTCNQRTSPKAPADVQVFFHSGASRAIVSWMPAKGALTYSVTASSGLFKLNCNTSSTSCLVLSLQCGSEYSISVTAYNDAGSSKPTDAVSLKTIPCAPVNVSIEEDEPGHLLVSWSSVNFGHYYVVFVKSDDGFEVHCNTSHTHCHFQSDCGFTYFISVFAYNKAGQSPLGDVFNYTTAPCCPSDFRAVFVSSDTVRVTWAPVRGAEMYETRAVGWSGAVLCNDTATACTLSALQCNTHYNVTVYSFSEARGSNTSCASKDVATAPCSPEIKNISKEALSVISVHWQSDNEEATYVVTARGEAGLWHCTSSANSCTLINLPCGSAFSVSAIARSPAGQSLPSYSVPLETAPCCPSDLILTQVTQSVTNISWSVGVGAQTYITMLESPKGQAKCHTLQNYCLLGCITCGTNYTVSLKAVSETGLTSSCTYQGYSSSVCCPSGVKLYRLGNNGIRVYWQASDKTVNYNTDLFGSKGNFTCTPISGLSHCVITKIPCGDVYTVVVSPVTDKGPRLTFCPKKIYSVTCSGSSVGMVIYRGKSNAEQHT, from the exons ATGTGTGGTGCAAAAAGTAAATCATTAATATTTCTTGGACTGCTTTTCAGCTGCCTAGAAATG ATCTTCTCAGCTAACACAG CTCCAGACATACCTGTTATTGACCAAGCTTATTCAAAACTTAGCAACAGTATCACAGTGGAATGGAAAGCAGTACCTGGAGCTACTAGTTACCTGTTGACTGCAGAAGATGGAGATTCCTTAATTGAAACTGTAGTTACAAATTCTCCAGGCACAGTGATGGGGCTGAAACCTGCCACCTTATATAGACTCTCAATCAGATCTATAaattcaggaggaaaaagccaGCCCTCactcttcagaaaagcaaaaacag TCCTGGCTGCTCCAGTTCTGTCTGTTAGTTCTCCGAGTTGTGACTCCATTGCAGTGAGCTGGAAAGTTATGCATATGGCAGCTGGATTCTCAGTGTCCCTCATGAGATCAGATGGCTTGGGCAGAATGCTGAAGGAGAACACCACCAACACCTCATTGATATTTACAAATCTAGATCCAGGAACGCTCTATACTATCAAGGCATATGCCTGGAATGTCAATGGGATACCTGGAGATGATTTCACATGCAACCAAAGAACAA GTCCCAAGGCACCAGCAGATGttcaagtattttttcataGTGGTGCTTCAAGAGCTATTGTTTCTTGGATGCCAGCCAAAGGAGCTCTAACTTACAGTGTGACAGCCTCCAGTGGACTCTTCAAACTGAACTGTAACACATCTTCTACCTCCTGTCTGGTGCTATCACTCCAGTGTGGCTCTGAATATTCTATTTCTGTCACAGCATACAATGATGCTGGATCCAGTAAACCTACTGATGCAGTAAGCTTAAAAACTA ttcctTGTGCACCAGTAAATGTATCAATTGAGGAGGATGAACCTGGCCACTTGTTGGTATCGTGGTCTAGCGTCAATTTTGGTCACTATTATGTGGTTTTTGTGAAAAGTGATGATGGCTTTGAAGTGCACTGCAACACATCACATACTCATTGCCATTTCCAGTCAGACTGTGGCTTCACTTACTTCATTAGTGTCTTTGCATACAACAAGGCAGGGCAGAGTCCTTTAGGTGATGTATTCAATTACACTACTG CACCTTGTTGCCCCAGTGACTTCAGGGCCGTGTTCGTGTCGAGCGACACTGTGCGGGTCACCTGGGCTCCTGTCCGCGGGGCTGAAATGTACGAAACGAGAGCTGTTGGCTGGAGCGGCGCGGTGCTCTGCAACGACACCGCCACAGCCTGCACCTTGTCTGCCCTGCAGTGCAACACCCACTATAACGTCACGGTTTATTCTTTCAGTGAAGCCAGGGGCAGCAACACGTCGTGTGCATCTAAGGACGTGGCAACAG CTCCCTGCAgtcctgaaattaaaaatatctcaaagGAGGCTCTATCTGTAATCAGTGTGCACTGGCAATCTGACAATGAAGAAGCAACATATGTTGTCACTGCCAGAGGAGAAGCTGGACTTTGGCATTGCACAAGCTCTGCAAATTCCTGTACCCTGATTAATCTTCCCTGTGGATCTGCTTTCTCTGTCAGCGCTATAGCAAGATcaccagcaggacagagctTGCCAAGCTACAGTGTCCCTTTAGAGACAG CTCCCTGTTGTCCTAGTGACCTGATACTAACTCAAGTGACACAGTCTGTAACAAATATCAGCTGGTCTGTTGGAGTGGGTGCACAGACATACATAACAATGCTGGAGTCTCCAAAAGGACAGGCAAAGTGTCACACTCTTCAAAACTACTGTCTCCTGGGATGCATCACATGTGGCACCAACTATACAGTATCTCTGAAAGCAGTCAGTGAAACGGGTTTGACATCCAGTTGCACATATCAAGGATATTCTTCCA gtGTTTGCTGCCCTTCTGGGGTGAAGCTATATAGACTTGGCAATAATGGTATCAGGGTGTACTGGCAAGCTTCTGACAAAACAGTAAACTACAATACTGATTTATTTGGCTCAAAAGGCAATTTCACCTGTACCCCTATCTCAGGTCTAAGTCACTGTGTTATCACCAAGATACCTTGTGGGGATGTCTACACAGTGGTAGTATCTCCAGTTACTGATAAAGGGCCGAGGCTTACATTTTGTcccaaaaaaatatattcag TTACCTGTTCTGGAAGCTCTGTTGGAATGG TGATTTATAGAGGAAAGAGCAATGCAGAACAACATACCTAG